Within Dehalococcoidia bacterium, the genomic segment TCCCCGCGTCCCTATGCCATCGCTCCCCTCATGAGGGACGAAGACCGCCTTACGTTCATTGGCGACCCGCAGATCTGCGACTTCATGGACTTCGTGGTCGAGCAGGACAGGGCGGCGGAGGCCTACCGTGACCTCTGGCGCAAGCTGGAGGCAGAGGAGTGGTCGCGGCTAGACCTCTGGGGCCTCAGCGAGACGTCCGCTACCCGTCCGGCGATCGCCGAACTGGCGCGCGCCGCCGGCTACGAGGTCTGGGAGGAGCAAGAGGCCGTCTCGCCTCGAGTAGACCTGCCGCCGACCTGGGACGACTACCTCGCTACGCTGTCAAAGAAGGACCGCCACGAACTGCGCCGCAAGCTCCGCCGGCTGCACGATGGCGCCGGGGAAGTCACCCTGGAGGTGCATGCTGACCAGGCGTCCGTCAACGCGGCCATGGAGGACTTCCTGCACCTGCACACCATCAGCCGCCAGGACAAGGCGGACTTCATGACCGGCGCGATGCCCTCCTTCTTCCGCCGCATGGCCTCGGCCATGGCCCGCGAGGGTCTCGTGAGGCTGTTTACGCTCCGTGTCGGCGGCAAGGCGGCGGCCTCCGTCTTCTGCTTTGATGCCGGCTGCTGCCTCTACATGTACAACTCCGGCTACGATCCGGAATATGCCGGCCTCTCCGTGGGGCTGCTTTCGAAGGCCATGGTGCTTCAGTGGGCGATCGAGAACGGCAAGGAGTCGCTCGACTTCCTCCGTGGCAACGAGCCCTACAAG encodes:
- a CDS encoding GNAT family N-acetyltransferase, with translation SPRPYAIAPLMRDEDRLTFIGDPQICDFMDFVVEQDRAAEAYRDLWRKLEAEEWSRLDLWGLSETSATRPAIAELARAAGYEVWEEQEAVSPRVDLPPTWDDYLATLSKKDRHELRRKLRRLHDGAGEVTLEVHADQASVNAAMEDFLHLHTISRQDKADFMTGAMPSFFRRMASAMAREGLVRLFTLRVGGKAAASVFCFDAGCCLYMYNSGYDPEYAGLSVGLLSKAMVLQWAIENGKESLDFLRGNEPYKYDLGARDRGVYQLTVRRT